The window AAGGATTTTTGGCTACGTTTATGATGGATCCTTATTGGAAGGAAATGCTGTTAAACGGATGGGATGAAATTGCCGTCACTCTTAATTTAGAAGATGAAATTCGAGCTTATGAGGAGAGAAGGGATAAAACAGTACAGGCGAAATAGGCCTAATCTTCATCGAAGTGATGACTAGAAAAGCTGCCGGGGGTTGGCCCCGGCAGCTTTTTCGTGTGCGCCCGGCATGGGTGTAATCTATAGGGTGAAAGTCCCGAGCTGCGAAGGCAGAAGTAGCAGTTAGCTTAACGCAAGGGTGTCCGTGGTGACGCGGAATCTGAAGGAAGCTGGAGGCAAAACACCGGTCCGAGGAACACGAACCTCATATAAGGCTAGGTATGATTGAGTGAGTTTGCATAACAAAACAAAGCTCTTTCTGTCGAAGGTCATATCGAGTAAATGAGGCGGATAGATGGTGTGAAAGTGCATGTACTTACCCGGGGAGGTCTGGCGGATATGTGAAGTACTCTTCATAACCTACTTAGTGATAAGTAGCTGAACCGTCAGAAGTCAGCAGAGGTCATAGTATTAGTTGGTCTAGAACAACTAAGAAGGACCGAACAATTAAGAGAGAATAGCCCTTGGTATTCAGTGAGTCATGATGAACACAGAAAACGTAGTACCTCACTTGAGGGAGGAAGCGGTGAATCCCGTGGGAGACCTCTTGGAGGGTGGAGTGACCACTGGCATAAAGAGAACAGCTATTCACGGAAGTTATAAAGACTTGCGTCAATTATCTTAATTGAACCGCCGTATACGGAACCGTACGTACGGTGGTGTGAGAGGACGGGAGTTAATCGCTCCCTCCTACTCGATTCCATGAGAAAATAAGATTCTTTCTTAAATCATGATGAGCCTTTTTTCAATGGTTATCCTATTTGCATGTATAATAAATGGAACAAGGGCTCTTTTTATGTGAAAGAGCCGAATGCCAAACAGAAAGAAGGTTGCAAACGAATGAAATTGTTTTATGACATGATCCCTTATTCAAAGGAACGGTTTTTTCGGAAATTTTGCCAATTAGTAAAGGGAAAGTCGCATTATGCTTTGCTGGAAAGTGGACGATCCGGCCGATACAGCATCGCTGGAATTGAACCTTTTGCCGTGATTGAAGGGCAACAAAATGGGATTCAGGTGACAATGAATGGCCGCGATAAATGGATGGAAGGTCAACCGCTTCGAATGATTGAACAATGGCTGCGGCCTTATAAACTGGATCCGGCTCCGGGACTGCCTGAATTTCAAGGCGGATTAATAGGCTTTATAAGCTATGATTATGCCCGCCTTATTGAAAAATTGCCCCATTTAGCGCAAGATGATCTGGGCCTTCCGCTTCTATATTTTTATTTTTTTCGAGAATGGGTCGTTTTTGATCATGAAACGAATTGTCTGTGGGTGATGACATTAGCTGAATCTGAGGATAGTCGATATGGTTTGGATACGTGGAAGGAAATGTGGCAATCCGAACTGAAGGAAAGCGAAGAGATCGAATCTCCTGTTCCTGCTATTTCGGGAAAAGATCTTGAAGTGTCGCTGTCGGAAAAAGAATTTATTCATGCAGTGGAAAAAATTCAAGAATATATTGCCAGCGGGGATGTCTTTCAAGTCAATTTGTCCGTTCGCCAAGCGAAAACGCTGCATGTCCCGGCTCTTGAAGTGTACAAAACATTACGCAGCATCAATCCTTCTCCGTATATGGGATATATACACTCCAACGATTTTCAAATAGTATGCGGATCTCCGGAGTTGTTGGTGAAAAAGACCGGACAAAGGGTAAAAACGCGTCCGATTGCCGGCACCCGTTCTCGAGGAAAGAGCGAGGAGGAAGATCAGATTTTGGCGAATGAATTGCTCGGAAACGTGAAGGAACGAGCGGAACATGTCATGCTGGTGGACTTGGAACGAAACGATTTAGGACGGGTATGTCAGTACGGCACTGTTCGGGTCAATGAATTGATGACGATCGAAAAATATTCCCATGTCATGCATCTAGTATCTGAAGTCGAAGGGATATTGGCAGAAGAAAAAAATGCTTTTGACGTGATTGATGCCGTTTTTCCGGGAGGGACGATCACAGGTGCACCGAAAGTTCGGACGATGGAAATTATAGAAGAATTGGAGAATGTTCGCCGAGGAGTTTATACAGGATCGATCGGCTGGATCGGGTTGAATGGCGATATGGATCTTAATATTGTGATCCGGACAATGATTGCCAAAAATGGAAAAGCCTATGTGCAGGCTGGGGCAGGTATTGTTCTGGATTCCCGACCTCAATATGAATACAAAGAATCATTGAAAAAAGCGGCGGCACTATGGAAGGCAAAAGAAATGGCAGAAAAAAAGGAGGCGCTCACATGATTTTAATGATCGATAATTATGATTCCTTTACTTATAATCTCGTTCAATACATAGGGGAGTTAGGAGAAGAGATCATTGTAAAAAGAAACGATTGTCTCTCGATTCGCGATATAGAAAACCTTTCTCCTGATTTTTTAATGATTTCACCTGGGCCCTGCACGCCAAATGAAGCGGGGATAAGTTTGGAGGCTATCCGCTATTTTGCAGGCCGTATTCCCATTTTTGGAGTTTGTCTCGGCCATCAAGCGATAGCGCAGGCTTTTGGCGGAAACATTATTCGGGCCGAAAAACAAATGCACGGAAAAACATCTGCCATTTTTCACGACGGCCGCACCATCTTTCGCGATGTTCCTAATCCGTTTCGAGCCACTAGATACCATTCGCTTATAGTGGATAAAGACTCTCTTCCGCACTGTTTTGAAATCTCGGCTTGGACGGAGGAAGGGGAGATTATGGCGATACGTCATCGATCCTATTCCATAGAAGGTGTCCAATTTCATCCAGAATCGATTTTAACGGAATTCGGTAAGCAGCTTCTGTCCAATTTTTTCAATACTTATCGGAAGCAGGATGCGAACGGGGGACTGACAAGATGATCGTCTATCTCAATGGTCAGTTTATAGAAAAAGAAAAAGCGATGATCTCGCCGTTTGATCATGGATATTTATATGGTCTCGGCGTTTTTGAGACCATTCCTACATATTCTGGTCATCCTTTTCTTTTAGATGACCATCTTGAACGCCTTAATGAAGGATTAAAAGAATTGCGTATTCGTGCATCGATTACGAGGAAAAAAGCGTTGGACATTATTCAGGAACTTTGCCGACGCAATGGGCTGCCGGATTCGTCGGTGCGTTTGAATGTTTCGGCGGGACTCGGAGAGATGGGAATGCAAATCGAACCATATCATCGA of the Bacillus smithii genome contains:
- a CDS encoding anthranilate synthase component I family protein, whose product is MKLFYDMIPYSKERFFRKFCQLVKGKSHYALLESGRSGRYSIAGIEPFAVIEGQQNGIQVTMNGRDKWMEGQPLRMIEQWLRPYKLDPAPGLPEFQGGLIGFISYDYARLIEKLPHLAQDDLGLPLLYFYFFREWVVFDHETNCLWVMTLAESEDSRYGLDTWKEMWQSELKESEEIESPVPAISGKDLEVSLSEKEFIHAVEKIQEYIASGDVFQVNLSVRQAKTLHVPALEVYKTLRSINPSPYMGYIHSNDFQIVCGSPELLVKKTGQRVKTRPIAGTRSRGKSEEEDQILANELLGNVKERAEHVMLVDLERNDLGRVCQYGTVRVNELMTIEKYSHVMHLVSEVEGILAEEKNAFDVIDAVFPGGTITGAPKVRTMEIIEELENVRRGVYTGSIGWIGLNGDMDLNIVIRTMIAKNGKAYVQAGAGIVLDSRPQYEYKESLKKAAALWKAKEMAEKKEALT
- the pabA gene encoding aminodeoxychorismate/anthranilate synthase component II; translation: MILMIDNYDSFTYNLVQYIGELGEEIIVKRNDCLSIRDIENLSPDFLMISPGPCTPNEAGISLEAIRYFAGRIPIFGVCLGHQAIAQAFGGNIIRAEKQMHGKTSAIFHDGRTIFRDVPNPFRATRYHSLIVDKDSLPHCFEISAWTEEGEIMAIRHRSYSIEGVQFHPESILTEFGKQLLSNFFNTYRKQDANGGLTR